From Aptenodytes patagonicus chromosome 1, bAptPat1.pri.cur, whole genome shotgun sequence, one genomic window encodes:
- the GTPBP1 gene encoding GTP-binding protein 1 isoform X3, producing MEAAREQLVMVSPTSEQYDSLLRQMSERIDEGCGETIYVIGQGSDGTEYGLSEADMEASYATLKSMAEQIEADVILLREHQEAGGKVRDYLVRKRVGDNDFLEVRVAVVGNVDAGKSTLLGVLTHGELDNGRGFARQKLFRHKHEIESGRTSSVGNDILGFDSEGNVVNKPDSHGGSLEWTKICEKSTKVITFIDLAGHEKYLKTTVFGMTGHLPDFCMLMVGSNAGIVGMTKEHLGLALALNVPVFVVVTKIDMCPANILQETLKLLQRLLKSPGCRKIPVLVQSKDDVIVTASNFSSERMCPIFQISNVTGENLDLLKMFLNLLSPRTSYREEEPAEFQIDDTYSVPGVGTVVSGTTLRGLIKLNDTLLLGPDPLGNFLPIAVKSIHRKRMPVKEVRGGQTASFALKKIKRSSIRKGMVMVSPRLNPQASWEFEAEILVLHHPTTISPRYQAMVHCGSIRQTATILSMDKDCLRTGDKATVHFRFIKTPEYLHIDQRLVFREGRTKAVGTITKLLQTTNNSPMNSKPQQIKMQSTKKGAVTKREDGVPPAGTATGGAPAGDETPSTAAAPLTPTALQPLPALDEEPHIREGNKSKVGGGGRRRGGQRHKVKSQGACVTPASGC from the exons ATGGAGGCAGCCAGAGAGCAG CTGGTGATGGTGAGTCCAACTTCAGAGCAGTATGACAGTTTGCTCCGGCAGATGTCAGAGAGAATTGATGAGGGATGTGGTGAGACCATCTATGTCATTGGTCAAGGATCAG ATGGGACTGAATACGGTCTGAGCGAGGCAGACATGGAAGCATCCTATGCCACATTGAAGAGCATGGCAGAGCAGATCGAGGCAGACGTGATCCTCCTGCGGGAGCACCAGGAGGCAGGGGGCAAGGTGCGCGACTACCTCGTTCGGAAACGTGTGGGTGACAACGACTTCCTGGAGGTCAG ggtAGCAGTGGTTGGCAATGTGGATGCAGGAAAGAGCACGTTGCTAGGTGTCTTGACACATGGCGAGCTAGACAATGGCCGAGGCTTTGCTCGGCAAAAGCTCTTCCGCCACAAGCATGAGATTGAGTCAGGCCGCACCAGCAGTGTGGGCAATGACATTCTGGGCTTCGACAGTGAGGGCAACGTGGTGAACAAGCCGGACAGCCACGGTGGCAGCTTGGAATGGACAAAGATCTGTGAGAAATCCACCAAGGTCATTACTTTCATTGACCTGGCTGGTCACGAGAAGTACCTGAAAACCACCGTCTTTGGCATGACCGGCCATTTACCTGACTTCTGCATGCTTATG GTTGGCAGTAACGCTGGGATTGTTGGAATGACAAAGGAGCACTTGGGCCTGGCGCTTGCACTTAACGTTCCTGTCTTTGTTGTGGTGACCAAGATCGACATGTGCCCTGCCAACATCCTTCAAG AAACCCTGAAGCTGTTACAGCGACTGCTGAAGTCCCCAGGGTGCAGGAAGATTCCCGTGCTGGTTCAGAGCAAGGATGATGTCATTGTAACAGCCTCCAACTTCAGCTCAGAGAG GATGTGCCCGATTTTCCAGATTTCAAATGTCACCGGGGAGAACCTAGATTTGCTGAAGATGTTTCTTAATCTCTTGTCTCCACGGACCAGTTACAGGGAAGAAGAGCCAGCAGAATTCCAGATAGATGATACTTACTCTGTCCCG GGCGTAGGAACAGTTGTGTCTGGGACGACACTGAGAGGCCTAATCAAGCTAAATGACACCCTGCTGCTGGGGCCAGATCCCCTTGGCAACTTCCTACCTATTGCTGTCAAGTCCATCCACCGCAAGAGAATGCCCGTCAAAGAAGTGCGGGGAGGCCAGACTGCCTCCTTTGCTTTGAAAAAG ATCAAGCGTTCTTCCATCCGGAAAGGCATGGTAATGGTGTCACCCCGCCTGAATCCACAAGCATCGTGGGAGTTTGAGGCAGAGATTCTGGTGCTCCATCACCCCACCACCATCAGCCCACGATACCAGGCCATGG TGCATTGTGGCAGCATCCGTCAGACGGCCACGATTCTCAGCATGGACAAGGACTGCCTGCGGACAGGGGACAAAGCCACAGTGCACTTTCGCTTCATCAAAACCCCAGAATATTTGCATATAGACCAGCGTCTGGTCTTCCGTGAAGGCCGCACCAAAGCTGTGGGTACCATCACTAAG TTACTCCAGACCACCAATAACTCACCAATGAACTCCAAACCACAGCAGATCAAGATGCAGTCAACCAAGAAGGGAGCCGTTACGAAACGAGAGGATGGTGTTCCCCCAGCTGGGACAGCAACTGGAGGCGCACCAGCTGGGGATGAGACCCCCTCAACAGCCGCAGCGCCACTTACACCTACTGCCCTGCAACCATTG CCTGCACTGGATGAAGAGCCCCACATCCGTGAGGGCAATAAG TCAAAAGTCGGAGGAGGAGGCCGGCGACGTGGAGGTCAGCGCCATAAAGTGAAGTCTCAGGGAGCCTGTGTGACTCCTGCCAGTGGCTGCTGA
- the GTPBP1 gene encoding GTP-binding protein 1 isoform X4, giving the protein MVSPTSEQYDSLLRQMSERIDEGCGETIYVIGQGSDGTEYGLSEADMEASYATLKSMAEQIEADVILLREHQEAGGKVRDYLVRKRVGDNDFLEVRVAVVGNVDAGKSTLLGVLTHGELDNGRGFARQKLFRHKHEIESGRTSSVGNDILGFDSEGNVVNKPDSHGGSLEWTKICEKSTKVITFIDLAGHEKYLKTTVFGMTGHLPDFCMLMVGSNAGIVGMTKEHLGLALALNVPVFVVVTKIDMCPANILQETLKLLQRLLKSPGCRKIPVLVQSKDDVIVTASNFSSERMCPIFQISNVTGENLDLLKMFLNLLSPRTSYREEEPAEFQIDDTYSVPGVGTVVSGTTLRGLIKLNDTLLLGPDPLGNFLPIAVKSIHRKRMPVKEVRGGQTASFALKKIKRSSIRKGMVMVSPRLNPQASWEFEAEILVLHHPTTISPRYQAMVHCGSIRQTATILSMDKDCLRTGDKATVHFRFIKTPEYLHIDQRLVFREGRTKAVGTITKLLQTTNNSPMNSKPQQIKMQSTKKGAVTKREDGVPPAGTATGGAPAGDETPSTAAAPLTPTALQPLPALDEEPHIREGNKSKVGGGGRRRGGQRHKVKSQGACVTPASGC; this is encoded by the exons ATGGTGAGTCCAACTTCAGAGCAGTATGACAGTTTGCTCCGGCAGATGTCAGAGAGAATTGATGAGGGATGTGGTGAGACCATCTATGTCATTGGTCAAGGATCAG ATGGGACTGAATACGGTCTGAGCGAGGCAGACATGGAAGCATCCTATGCCACATTGAAGAGCATGGCAGAGCAGATCGAGGCAGACGTGATCCTCCTGCGGGAGCACCAGGAGGCAGGGGGCAAGGTGCGCGACTACCTCGTTCGGAAACGTGTGGGTGACAACGACTTCCTGGAGGTCAG ggtAGCAGTGGTTGGCAATGTGGATGCAGGAAAGAGCACGTTGCTAGGTGTCTTGACACATGGCGAGCTAGACAATGGCCGAGGCTTTGCTCGGCAAAAGCTCTTCCGCCACAAGCATGAGATTGAGTCAGGCCGCACCAGCAGTGTGGGCAATGACATTCTGGGCTTCGACAGTGAGGGCAACGTGGTGAACAAGCCGGACAGCCACGGTGGCAGCTTGGAATGGACAAAGATCTGTGAGAAATCCACCAAGGTCATTACTTTCATTGACCTGGCTGGTCACGAGAAGTACCTGAAAACCACCGTCTTTGGCATGACCGGCCATTTACCTGACTTCTGCATGCTTATG GTTGGCAGTAACGCTGGGATTGTTGGAATGACAAAGGAGCACTTGGGCCTGGCGCTTGCACTTAACGTTCCTGTCTTTGTTGTGGTGACCAAGATCGACATGTGCCCTGCCAACATCCTTCAAG AAACCCTGAAGCTGTTACAGCGACTGCTGAAGTCCCCAGGGTGCAGGAAGATTCCCGTGCTGGTTCAGAGCAAGGATGATGTCATTGTAACAGCCTCCAACTTCAGCTCAGAGAG GATGTGCCCGATTTTCCAGATTTCAAATGTCACCGGGGAGAACCTAGATTTGCTGAAGATGTTTCTTAATCTCTTGTCTCCACGGACCAGTTACAGGGAAGAAGAGCCAGCAGAATTCCAGATAGATGATACTTACTCTGTCCCG GGCGTAGGAACAGTTGTGTCTGGGACGACACTGAGAGGCCTAATCAAGCTAAATGACACCCTGCTGCTGGGGCCAGATCCCCTTGGCAACTTCCTACCTATTGCTGTCAAGTCCATCCACCGCAAGAGAATGCCCGTCAAAGAAGTGCGGGGAGGCCAGACTGCCTCCTTTGCTTTGAAAAAG ATCAAGCGTTCTTCCATCCGGAAAGGCATGGTAATGGTGTCACCCCGCCTGAATCCACAAGCATCGTGGGAGTTTGAGGCAGAGATTCTGGTGCTCCATCACCCCACCACCATCAGCCCACGATACCAGGCCATGG TGCATTGTGGCAGCATCCGTCAGACGGCCACGATTCTCAGCATGGACAAGGACTGCCTGCGGACAGGGGACAAAGCCACAGTGCACTTTCGCTTCATCAAAACCCCAGAATATTTGCATATAGACCAGCGTCTGGTCTTCCGTGAAGGCCGCACCAAAGCTGTGGGTACCATCACTAAG TTACTCCAGACCACCAATAACTCACCAATGAACTCCAAACCACAGCAGATCAAGATGCAGTCAACCAAGAAGGGAGCCGTTACGAAACGAGAGGATGGTGTTCCCCCAGCTGGGACAGCAACTGGAGGCGCACCAGCTGGGGATGAGACCCCCTCAACAGCCGCAGCGCCACTTACACCTACTGCCCTGCAACCATTG CCTGCACTGGATGAAGAGCCCCACATCCGTGAGGGCAATAAG TCAAAAGTCGGAGGAGGAGGCCGGCGACGTGGAGGTCAGCGCCATAAAGTGAAGTCTCAGGGAGCCTGTGTGACTCCTGCCAGTGGCTGCTGA
- the GTPBP1 gene encoding GTP-binding protein 1 isoform X2: MAAAERSRSPMGGSPVPACMFAPEPGSPGGGPRVAAAACPLRAAFDAEDGEALNGEPEIDLTSKLVMVSPTSEQYDSLLRQMSERIDEGCGETIYVIGQGSDGTEYGLSEADMEASYATLKSMAEQIEADVILLREHQEAGGKVRDYLVRKRVGDNDFLEVRVAVVGNVDAGKSTLLGVLTHGELDNGRGFARQKLFRHKHEIESGRTSSVGNDILGFDSEGNVVNKPDSHGGSLEWTKICEKSTKVITFIDLAGHEKYLKTTVFGMTGHLPDFCMLMVGSNAGIVGMTKEHLGLALALNVPVFVVVTKIDMCPANILQETLKLLQRLLKSPGCRKIPVLVQSKDDVIVTASNFSSERMCPIFQISNVTGENLDLLKMFLNLLSPRTSYREEEPAEFQIDDTYSVPGVGTVVSGTTLRGLIKLNDTLLLGPDPLGNFLPIAVKSIHRKRMPVKEVRGGQTASFALKKIKRSSIRKGMVMVSPRLNPQASWEFEAEILVLHHPTTISPRYQAMVHCGSIRQTATILSMDKDCLRTGDKATVHFRFIKTPEYLHIDQRLVFREGRTKAVGTITKLLQTTNNSPMNSKPQQIKMQSTKKGAVTKREDGVPPAGTATGGAPAGDETPSTAAAPLTPTALQPLSKVGGGGRRRGGQRHKVKSQGACVTPASGC; this comes from the exons atggcggcggcggagcggagccgaTCCCCGATGGGGGGCTCCCCGGTGCCGGCCTGTATGTTCGCCCCGGAGCCCGGCTCCCCGGGCGGGGGACCTCGCGTAGCAGCGGCCGCCTGTCCCCTCCGCGCCGCCTTCGACGCCGAGGACGGTGAAGCGCTCAACGGCGAGCCCGAGATCGACCTCACCAGTAAG CTGGTGATGGTGAGTCCAACTTCAGAGCAGTATGACAGTTTGCTCCGGCAGATGTCAGAGAGAATTGATGAGGGATGTGGTGAGACCATCTATGTCATTGGTCAAGGATCAG ATGGGACTGAATACGGTCTGAGCGAGGCAGACATGGAAGCATCCTATGCCACATTGAAGAGCATGGCAGAGCAGATCGAGGCAGACGTGATCCTCCTGCGGGAGCACCAGGAGGCAGGGGGCAAGGTGCGCGACTACCTCGTTCGGAAACGTGTGGGTGACAACGACTTCCTGGAGGTCAG ggtAGCAGTGGTTGGCAATGTGGATGCAGGAAAGAGCACGTTGCTAGGTGTCTTGACACATGGCGAGCTAGACAATGGCCGAGGCTTTGCTCGGCAAAAGCTCTTCCGCCACAAGCATGAGATTGAGTCAGGCCGCACCAGCAGTGTGGGCAATGACATTCTGGGCTTCGACAGTGAGGGCAACGTGGTGAACAAGCCGGACAGCCACGGTGGCAGCTTGGAATGGACAAAGATCTGTGAGAAATCCACCAAGGTCATTACTTTCATTGACCTGGCTGGTCACGAGAAGTACCTGAAAACCACCGTCTTTGGCATGACCGGCCATTTACCTGACTTCTGCATGCTTATG GTTGGCAGTAACGCTGGGATTGTTGGAATGACAAAGGAGCACTTGGGCCTGGCGCTTGCACTTAACGTTCCTGTCTTTGTTGTGGTGACCAAGATCGACATGTGCCCTGCCAACATCCTTCAAG AAACCCTGAAGCTGTTACAGCGACTGCTGAAGTCCCCAGGGTGCAGGAAGATTCCCGTGCTGGTTCAGAGCAAGGATGATGTCATTGTAACAGCCTCCAACTTCAGCTCAGAGAG GATGTGCCCGATTTTCCAGATTTCAAATGTCACCGGGGAGAACCTAGATTTGCTGAAGATGTTTCTTAATCTCTTGTCTCCACGGACCAGTTACAGGGAAGAAGAGCCAGCAGAATTCCAGATAGATGATACTTACTCTGTCCCG GGCGTAGGAACAGTTGTGTCTGGGACGACACTGAGAGGCCTAATCAAGCTAAATGACACCCTGCTGCTGGGGCCAGATCCCCTTGGCAACTTCCTACCTATTGCTGTCAAGTCCATCCACCGCAAGAGAATGCCCGTCAAAGAAGTGCGGGGAGGCCAGACTGCCTCCTTTGCTTTGAAAAAG ATCAAGCGTTCTTCCATCCGGAAAGGCATGGTAATGGTGTCACCCCGCCTGAATCCACAAGCATCGTGGGAGTTTGAGGCAGAGATTCTGGTGCTCCATCACCCCACCACCATCAGCCCACGATACCAGGCCATGG TGCATTGTGGCAGCATCCGTCAGACGGCCACGATTCTCAGCATGGACAAGGACTGCCTGCGGACAGGGGACAAAGCCACAGTGCACTTTCGCTTCATCAAAACCCCAGAATATTTGCATATAGACCAGCGTCTGGTCTTCCGTGAAGGCCGCACCAAAGCTGTGGGTACCATCACTAAG TTACTCCAGACCACCAATAACTCACCAATGAACTCCAAACCACAGCAGATCAAGATGCAGTCAACCAAGAAGGGAGCCGTTACGAAACGAGAGGATGGTGTTCCCCCAGCTGGGACAGCAACTGGAGGCGCACCAGCTGGGGATGAGACCCCCTCAACAGCCGCAGCGCCACTTACACCTACTGCCCTGCAACCATTG TCAAAAGTCGGAGGAGGAGGCCGGCGACGTGGAGGTCAGCGCCATAAAGTGAAGTCTCAGGGAGCCTGTGTGACTCCTGCCAGTGGCTGCTGA
- the GTPBP1 gene encoding GTP-binding protein 1 isoform X1, producing MAAAERSRSPMGGSPVPACMFAPEPGSPGGGPRVAAAACPLRAAFDAEDGEALNGEPEIDLTSKLVMVSPTSEQYDSLLRQMSERIDEGCGETIYVIGQGSDGTEYGLSEADMEASYATLKSMAEQIEADVILLREHQEAGGKVRDYLVRKRVGDNDFLEVRVAVVGNVDAGKSTLLGVLTHGELDNGRGFARQKLFRHKHEIESGRTSSVGNDILGFDSEGNVVNKPDSHGGSLEWTKICEKSTKVITFIDLAGHEKYLKTTVFGMTGHLPDFCMLMVGSNAGIVGMTKEHLGLALALNVPVFVVVTKIDMCPANILQETLKLLQRLLKSPGCRKIPVLVQSKDDVIVTASNFSSERMCPIFQISNVTGENLDLLKMFLNLLSPRTSYREEEPAEFQIDDTYSVPGVGTVVSGTTLRGLIKLNDTLLLGPDPLGNFLPIAVKSIHRKRMPVKEVRGGQTASFALKKIKRSSIRKGMVMVSPRLNPQASWEFEAEILVLHHPTTISPRYQAMVHCGSIRQTATILSMDKDCLRTGDKATVHFRFIKTPEYLHIDQRLVFREGRTKAVGTITKLLQTTNNSPMNSKPQQIKMQSTKKGAVTKREDGVPPAGTATGGAPAGDETPSTAAAPLTPTALQPLPALDEEPHIREGNKSKVGGGGRRRGGQRHKVKSQGACVTPASGC from the exons atggcggcggcggagcggagccgaTCCCCGATGGGGGGCTCCCCGGTGCCGGCCTGTATGTTCGCCCCGGAGCCCGGCTCCCCGGGCGGGGGACCTCGCGTAGCAGCGGCCGCCTGTCCCCTCCGCGCCGCCTTCGACGCCGAGGACGGTGAAGCGCTCAACGGCGAGCCCGAGATCGACCTCACCAGTAAG CTGGTGATGGTGAGTCCAACTTCAGAGCAGTATGACAGTTTGCTCCGGCAGATGTCAGAGAGAATTGATGAGGGATGTGGTGAGACCATCTATGTCATTGGTCAAGGATCAG ATGGGACTGAATACGGTCTGAGCGAGGCAGACATGGAAGCATCCTATGCCACATTGAAGAGCATGGCAGAGCAGATCGAGGCAGACGTGATCCTCCTGCGGGAGCACCAGGAGGCAGGGGGCAAGGTGCGCGACTACCTCGTTCGGAAACGTGTGGGTGACAACGACTTCCTGGAGGTCAG ggtAGCAGTGGTTGGCAATGTGGATGCAGGAAAGAGCACGTTGCTAGGTGTCTTGACACATGGCGAGCTAGACAATGGCCGAGGCTTTGCTCGGCAAAAGCTCTTCCGCCACAAGCATGAGATTGAGTCAGGCCGCACCAGCAGTGTGGGCAATGACATTCTGGGCTTCGACAGTGAGGGCAACGTGGTGAACAAGCCGGACAGCCACGGTGGCAGCTTGGAATGGACAAAGATCTGTGAGAAATCCACCAAGGTCATTACTTTCATTGACCTGGCTGGTCACGAGAAGTACCTGAAAACCACCGTCTTTGGCATGACCGGCCATTTACCTGACTTCTGCATGCTTATG GTTGGCAGTAACGCTGGGATTGTTGGAATGACAAAGGAGCACTTGGGCCTGGCGCTTGCACTTAACGTTCCTGTCTTTGTTGTGGTGACCAAGATCGACATGTGCCCTGCCAACATCCTTCAAG AAACCCTGAAGCTGTTACAGCGACTGCTGAAGTCCCCAGGGTGCAGGAAGATTCCCGTGCTGGTTCAGAGCAAGGATGATGTCATTGTAACAGCCTCCAACTTCAGCTCAGAGAG GATGTGCCCGATTTTCCAGATTTCAAATGTCACCGGGGAGAACCTAGATTTGCTGAAGATGTTTCTTAATCTCTTGTCTCCACGGACCAGTTACAGGGAAGAAGAGCCAGCAGAATTCCAGATAGATGATACTTACTCTGTCCCG GGCGTAGGAACAGTTGTGTCTGGGACGACACTGAGAGGCCTAATCAAGCTAAATGACACCCTGCTGCTGGGGCCAGATCCCCTTGGCAACTTCCTACCTATTGCTGTCAAGTCCATCCACCGCAAGAGAATGCCCGTCAAAGAAGTGCGGGGAGGCCAGACTGCCTCCTTTGCTTTGAAAAAG ATCAAGCGTTCTTCCATCCGGAAAGGCATGGTAATGGTGTCACCCCGCCTGAATCCACAAGCATCGTGGGAGTTTGAGGCAGAGATTCTGGTGCTCCATCACCCCACCACCATCAGCCCACGATACCAGGCCATGG TGCATTGTGGCAGCATCCGTCAGACGGCCACGATTCTCAGCATGGACAAGGACTGCCTGCGGACAGGGGACAAAGCCACAGTGCACTTTCGCTTCATCAAAACCCCAGAATATTTGCATATAGACCAGCGTCTGGTCTTCCGTGAAGGCCGCACCAAAGCTGTGGGTACCATCACTAAG TTACTCCAGACCACCAATAACTCACCAATGAACTCCAAACCACAGCAGATCAAGATGCAGTCAACCAAGAAGGGAGCCGTTACGAAACGAGAGGATGGTGTTCCCCCAGCTGGGACAGCAACTGGAGGCGCACCAGCTGGGGATGAGACCCCCTCAACAGCCGCAGCGCCACTTACACCTACTGCCCTGCAACCATTG CCTGCACTGGATGAAGAGCCCCACATCCGTGAGGGCAATAAG TCAAAAGTCGGAGGAGGAGGCCGGCGACGTGGAGGTCAGCGCCATAAAGTGAAGTCTCAGGGAGCCTGTGTGACTCCTGCCAGTGGCTGCTGA